The following proteins are co-located in the Polyangiaceae bacterium genome:
- a CDS encoding TetR/AcrR family transcriptional regulator produces the protein MNTLETTADPKTDKSDKAVDWNNPRVASILSAAAKCFARKGFSATTLAEIGKELGLRKSIVHYYFASKAALIHEVQSYSQHKYLARVQDAIKATADTEPQQRLVNALRSLWEVLEANRTAMHLNIEVWSASRRDAELQRRAALLQQDARHLISEGIADVLKVDAAQFPQMRALSTLVLAVLNGLAVAEFLEGEESGAKEAFDTFLYLLRLGQKQMQEAAAAE, from the coding sequence ATGAACACACTCGAAACGACAGCGGATCCGAAGACCGACAAGAGCGACAAGGCCGTGGATTGGAACAACCCGCGCGTCGCATCCATCCTGTCAGCAGCTGCGAAATGTTTTGCGCGCAAGGGCTTCAGCGCCACCACCCTGGCCGAGATCGGCAAGGAGCTGGGGCTGCGAAAGAGCATCGTTCACTACTACTTCGCCAGCAAAGCCGCCCTGATTCACGAGGTGCAGAGCTACAGCCAGCACAAGTACCTGGCCCGCGTGCAGGATGCGATCAAGGCCACCGCCGACACGGAACCCCAGCAGCGCCTGGTGAACGCGCTTCGCTCATTGTGGGAGGTGCTCGAGGCCAATCGCACGGCGATGCACCTCAACATCGAGGTCTGGAGCGCGTCGCGGCGCGACGCCGAGCTCCAGCGCCGCGCGGCTCTGCTGCAGCAAGACGCCCGTCACTTGATTTCCGAAGGCATCGCCGACGTCTTGAAGGTGGACGCAGCGCAGTTCCCCCAGATGCGCGCGCTGTCCACGTTGGTGCTGGCCGTGCTCAACGGCCTGGCGGTGGCAGAGTTCCTCGAGGGCGAGGAATCCGGCGCGAAAGAAGCGTTCGACACGTTCTTGTATCTGCTGCGCCTCGGGCAGAAGCAAATGCAAGAAGCCGCCGCGGCCGAGTAG
- a CDS encoding dual specificity protein phosphatase — MWRVDERLWLGDYQSGCEALAGAQRPDGGGQHKPFFGVVSLCPVPLFPTDHVSGPTEPETEWLKVPILDGGNGEAEFEQALSVALPFIARRRQQGNVLVHCAAGMSRSVSVIAAVLCGDHGLSSEQAFDWVADAKAASLGPFVDREYLIYPAQEFRALLGRRFPSQS, encoded by the coding sequence GTGTGGCGCGTCGACGAGAGACTCTGGCTGGGGGACTACCAGTCGGGATGTGAAGCCCTCGCCGGGGCCCAGCGTCCCGACGGCGGCGGACAGCACAAACCTTTCTTCGGCGTGGTTTCGCTGTGTCCGGTGCCGCTGTTCCCCACGGATCACGTGAGCGGACCCACTGAGCCCGAAACCGAGTGGCTCAAGGTTCCGATCTTGGACGGCGGCAACGGCGAAGCGGAGTTCGAGCAGGCGCTGTCGGTCGCCTTGCCCTTCATCGCGCGACGAAGACAGCAGGGCAACGTGCTCGTGCACTGCGCCGCAGGCATGAGCCGCAGCGTGAGCGTGATCGCCGCGGTGCTGTGCGGCGACCATGGGCTCTCGTCCGAGCAGGCTTTCGACTGGGTGGCCGACGCCAAGGCGGCGTCCTTGGGGCCCTTTGTCGACCGGGAGTACCTGATCTACCCGGCCCAGGAGTTTCGGGCGCTGCTCGGTCGGCGATTTCCCAGCCAGAGCTGA
- a CDS encoding VanW family protein has translation MSPWLSSLLKSRGALSVAIAVVAGGLIGLTLVPRTPAPGSEVEPLPEVRLLGQPLSLGDDSIERALERVRRYVAGEFALELPNGKQRPVRFSRLGAQIDKVRLAQLVKDAKDPTSPLRRAHRQKTEPGPIELPVPVVVDGETVMPELLRLKDGMDKLPVDARLDLEKRRMVPEVLGQLLDVDATLLQIETALERGDRSARVVFEAQKPRRVAAELGNVQFDQILGSFETRYNRADRYAARTYNLRQAASKLDGHVLLPGEVFDFNGVVGPRDEANGYKVAPVIAEGELVDGIGGGTCQISGTLHGAAFFAGLEVVERYPHTRPSSYIKMGLDATVVYPTINFRLKNNFSHAVVLHQTVKNGVVRAEILGPERTRTVTLIRRITQAIPYEEVERQDKDLPQGMRVLSQRGVAGFKLHRYRIVREGSHAVRERWNDVYPPTAQIIRVGIGDMPRDSSRAQDDPHPEYVADELLVMTQGLDVETPGGSEEGAEFMQWREPGKYGRYGWTEDAGMPLWKGDGAPAKESSADGDKSASKKKG, from the coding sequence ATGTCTCCCTGGCTATCGAGCTTGCTCAAGAGTCGCGGCGCGCTGTCGGTCGCGATCGCGGTCGTCGCGGGCGGTCTGATCGGCCTGACCTTGGTGCCACGCACGCCGGCGCCGGGTTCGGAAGTCGAGCCTCTGCCGGAAGTGCGTCTACTCGGACAACCCTTGAGCCTGGGCGACGACAGCATCGAGCGAGCGCTGGAGCGCGTACGGCGCTACGTCGCGGGGGAGTTCGCACTGGAGCTCCCCAACGGCAAGCAGCGTCCGGTGCGCTTCAGTCGACTCGGGGCGCAGATCGACAAGGTGCGGCTCGCGCAGTTGGTGAAGGACGCGAAGGACCCGACGAGCCCCTTGCGCCGCGCGCACCGCCAAAAAACGGAGCCGGGGCCCATCGAGCTGCCCGTGCCCGTGGTCGTCGACGGCGAAACGGTGATGCCCGAGTTGCTTCGCTTGAAGGACGGCATGGACAAGCTCCCCGTCGACGCGCGGCTGGACTTGGAGAAGCGCCGCATGGTGCCGGAAGTGCTGGGGCAGCTGCTCGACGTCGACGCCACTTTGCTACAAATCGAAACGGCCCTGGAGCGAGGCGACCGCAGCGCGCGGGTGGTGTTCGAAGCGCAAAAGCCACGACGAGTGGCCGCCGAGCTCGGCAACGTCCAGTTCGATCAGATCCTCGGATCCTTCGAGACCCGCTACAACCGCGCCGATCGCTACGCGGCGCGCACCTACAACCTGCGGCAAGCCGCCTCGAAGCTGGATGGGCATGTGCTGCTGCCCGGGGAAGTCTTCGACTTCAACGGAGTGGTGGGACCGCGAGACGAGGCCAACGGCTACAAGGTGGCGCCCGTCATTGCCGAAGGTGAGCTGGTCGACGGCATCGGTGGCGGCACTTGCCAGATCTCCGGGACCCTGCACGGTGCGGCGTTCTTCGCGGGACTCGAGGTCGTCGAACGCTATCCACACACGCGGCCGAGCTCGTACATCAAGATGGGACTCGACGCGACGGTGGTGTACCCGACCATCAACTTCCGACTGAAGAACAACTTCTCCCACGCGGTAGTGCTGCATCAGACGGTCAAGAACGGCGTGGTGCGCGCGGAGATCCTCGGCCCCGAGCGCACGCGCACGGTCACCCTCATTCGGCGCATCACCCAAGCGATTCCCTACGAAGAGGTGGAGCGCCAAGACAAGGATCTGCCCCAGGGCATGCGCGTGCTGTCCCAGCGCGGCGTCGCGGGCTTCAAGCTGCACCGCTATCGCATCGTGCGCGAAGGATCCCACGCCGTGCGCGAACGCTGGAACGACGTCTACCCCCCGACGGCGCAGATCATCCGCGTGGGGATCGGCGACATGCCGCGTGATTCGTCACGCGCGCAAGACGACCCGCATCCGGAATACGTGGCCGACGAGCTGTTGGTCATGACCCAGGGCCTGGACGTCGAGACCCCCGGTGGCAGCGAAGAGGGCGCGGAGTTCATGCAGTGGCGAGAACCCGGCAAGTACGGCCGCTACGGCTGGACCGAAGACGCGGGGATGCCCCTGTGGAAGGGCGACGGCGCGCCCGCCAAGGAGTCTTCGGCTGACGGCGACAAGTCCGCCAGCAAGAAGAAGGGCTGA
- the uvrC gene encoding excinuclease ABC subunit UvrC — translation MRPIIPDAEMSLPEDVEHKLASLPARPGCYVFRDSQGEALYIGKATSLRSRVRSYFQAGSSDDRGFLPLLRRKVADFETVVTASEKEAAILENNLIKKNRPRYNVKLRDDKEFLTLRLSAQHDFPRLELVRRPATDGARYFGPYHSATAARRTLHLVEKHFQLRTCSDRELSSRKRPCLQYQIKRCPAPCVYEVDREHYAAQVHAVALFLQSRHDELSAELTTRMNAAAEAMEYELAAMYRDQLQAVRTAREAQRIVSVSDRDQDVLGLYREGDLVELSLLTVRGGRVVDAASISHKRVELPDDELVATFLREHYGREDAPDDFIPDEIVVPVLPEGVSGVAEWLSERRQTADPKARRVDVSAPQRGNKRQLLTLAQDNARHAFQEKRRAADDIEQRLAKLQEKLRLPVLPRRIECCDISHLGGQDTVGAIVALTDGAADKKRYRSYTVKSVTEGDDYAAMYEVLSRRFRRGRTAKDDGDAAERDGGDGAADAGAGDAGDRAPEGDRDGGDGAADAGAGDAGERAPEGDRDGGDGAADAGAGDAGERAPEGDRDGGDGDGTDWEFPDLFVVDGGRGQLAVALTAAHDLGLHDLAVVGLAKERETPLGEKLVDRVYLPGQKNPVSLRANSPELFLLTRARDEAHRFSNRGRKKAGKRRRFESELDQIRGIGAKTRKALLTHLGSLEGVRAASDEAILAVPGVTRRQLDALRKHFAANE, via the coding sequence ATGCGACCCATCATCCCGGACGCGGAAATGTCGCTGCCGGAAGACGTCGAACACAAACTGGCTTCGCTGCCTGCGCGGCCGGGCTGCTACGTGTTTCGCGATTCCCAGGGCGAAGCGCTTTACATCGGCAAGGCCACTAGTCTGCGCTCCCGCGTGCGCAGCTACTTCCAGGCCGGCAGCAGCGACGACCGGGGCTTCCTGCCGCTCTTGCGCCGCAAGGTCGCGGACTTCGAGACCGTGGTCACCGCCAGCGAGAAGGAAGCGGCGATTCTCGAGAACAACCTGATCAAGAAGAACCGTCCTCGCTACAACGTCAAACTGCGCGACGACAAGGAGTTCTTGACCCTGCGCCTCTCGGCGCAACATGACTTTCCGCGCTTGGAGCTGGTGCGACGACCGGCCACGGACGGCGCGCGCTACTTCGGTCCCTATCACTCGGCCACGGCGGCGCGCCGCACGCTGCACTTGGTCGAGAAGCACTTTCAGCTGCGCACTTGCTCGGACCGAGAGCTGTCGTCGCGCAAGCGTCCCTGCCTGCAGTACCAGATCAAGCGCTGTCCCGCGCCCTGCGTGTACGAAGTCGATCGCGAGCACTACGCCGCGCAGGTGCACGCGGTCGCGCTCTTCCTGCAGTCGCGCCACGACGAGTTGTCCGCGGAGCTCACCACGCGCATGAACGCCGCAGCCGAAGCCATGGAGTACGAGCTGGCGGCGATGTACCGCGATCAGCTGCAGGCCGTTCGCACCGCCCGGGAGGCGCAGCGCATCGTGTCCGTGTCGGATCGGGATCAGGACGTGCTTGGCCTCTATCGCGAGGGCGATCTCGTGGAGCTGTCGCTGCTCACGGTGCGCGGGGGGCGCGTGGTCGACGCCGCCAGCATCTCCCACAAGCGCGTCGAGTTGCCCGACGACGAGCTGGTCGCGACGTTCTTGCGCGAACACTACGGTCGCGAGGACGCGCCAGACGACTTCATCCCGGACGAAATCGTGGTGCCCGTGTTGCCGGAAGGGGTGAGCGGCGTCGCCGAGTGGCTCAGCGAGCGCCGTCAGACGGCCGACCCCAAAGCGCGACGGGTCGACGTGTCCGCGCCCCAGCGCGGCAACAAGCGTCAGCTGCTGACCTTGGCCCAGGACAACGCGCGTCACGCCTTCCAGGAGAAGCGCCGGGCGGCCGACGACATCGAGCAGCGGTTGGCCAAGCTGCAGGAGAAGCTGCGCCTGCCCGTGCTGCCGCGGCGCATCGAGTGCTGCGACATCTCGCACCTGGGTGGACAAGACACCGTGGGCGCCATCGTCGCACTGACCGATGGCGCTGCGGACAAGAAGCGCTACCGCTCCTACACGGTGAAGAGCGTCACCGAGGGCGACGACTACGCGGCGATGTACGAAGTGCTGTCGCGGCGTTTTCGCCGCGGGCGCACGGCAAAGGACGACGGCGACGCGGCCGAGCGCGACGGCGGCGATGGCGCCGCGGATGCGGGCGCGGGAGACGCGGGCGATCGCGCCCCGGAGGGTGATCGCGACGGCGGCGATGGCGCCGCGGATGCGGGCGCGGGAGACGCGGGCGAACGCGCCCCGGAGGGTGATCGCGACGGCGGCGATGGCGCCGCGGATGCGGGCGCGGGAGACGCGGGCGAACGCGCCCCGGAGGGTGATCGCGACGGCGGCGATGGCGACGGCACGGACTGGGAGTTTCCGGACTTGTTCGTGGTGGACGGGGGCAGGGGACAGCTCGCCGTGGCGCTCACCGCCGCCCATGATCTTGGCCTGCATGATCTTGCCGTCGTCGGCCTGGCCAAAGAGCGCGAGACGCCCCTCGGGGAAAAGCTGGTCGACCGCGTCTACCTGCCCGGCCAAAAGAACCCAGTGTCGCTGCGTGCCAACAGTCCCGAGCTGTTTCTGCTCACGCGCGCCCGCGACGAAGCGCATCGCTTTTCCAATCGCGGTCGCAAGAAAGCCGGCAAGCGCCGCCGCTTCGAGTCCGAGCTCGATCAGATTCGGGGCATCGGCGCCAAGACCCGCAAGGCGCTACTCACTCACCTTGGCTCCCTCGAAGGCGTCCGCGCCGCCAGCGACGAAGCGATCCTCGCCGTGCCCGGCGTGACCCGCCGCCAGCTCGACGCCCTGCGCAAGCACTTCGCCGCGAACGAATAG